The Centroberyx gerrardi isolate f3 chromosome 7, fCenGer3.hap1.cur.20231027, whole genome shotgun sequence genome contains a region encoding:
- the litafd gene encoding lITAF domain-containing protein isoform X3 has protein sequence MSSQGPTEPPPYIIPEGQAGGVKVYHVHSPFTPPTSQDDLSATHGTPVYTSGGGAVGSGLDSGDSKRKFVSYDTDLGRTAGMTTCASCQQQVMTNVTYKAGTYAWLMCLLFICCGLVLCCCLIPFFLKNFKDAYHTCPRCNRVLHVDKKRCCS, from the exons ATGAGCTCACAGGGACCAACAGAGCCCCCTCCCTACATCATACCAG AGGGTCAGGCTGGAGGAGTGAAGGTTTACCACGTCCACAGCCCCTTCACCCCGCCCACCTCGCAGGATGACCTCTCCGCCACTCACGGCACACCAG tGTACACCAGCGGAGGCGGTGCAGTAGGTTCGGGCCTGGACTCAGGAGACAGCAAAAGGAAGTTTGTGAGCTACGACACGGACCTGGGCCGGACTGCCGGCATGACCACCTGCGCCTCCTGCCAGCAGCAGGTCATGACCAACGTCACCTACAAAGCTGGAACCTACGCCTGGCTGATGTGCTTACTCTTCATCTGCTgcgg GTTAGTTCTGTGCTGCTGCCTGATTCCGTTCTTCCTGAAAAACTTCAAGGATGCGTACCACACGTGCCCCCGCTGCAACAGGGTCCTGCACGTCGACAAGAAGCGCTGCTGCTCATGA
- the litafd gene encoding lITAF domain-containing protein isoform X2, with protein MSSQGPTEPPPYIIPVEGQAGGVKVYHVHSPFTPPTSQDDLSATHGTPVYTSGGGAVGSGLDSGDSKRKFVSYDTDLGRTAGMTTCASCQQQVMTNVTYKAGTYAWLMCLLFICCGLVLCCCLIPFFLKNFKDAYHTCPRCNRVLHVDKKRCCS; from the exons ATGAGCTCACAGGGACCAACAGAGCCCCCTCCCTACATCATACCAG TAGAGGGTCAGGCTGGAGGAGTGAAGGTTTACCACGTCCACAGCCCCTTCACCCCGCCCACCTCGCAGGATGACCTCTCCGCCACTCACGGCACACCAG tGTACACCAGCGGAGGCGGTGCAGTAGGTTCGGGCCTGGACTCAGGAGACAGCAAAAGGAAGTTTGTGAGCTACGACACGGACCTGGGCCGGACTGCCGGCATGACCACCTGCGCCTCCTGCCAGCAGCAGGTCATGACCAACGTCACCTACAAAGCTGGAACCTACGCCTGGCTGATGTGCTTACTCTTCATCTGCTgcgg GTTAGTTCTGTGCTGCTGCCTGATTCCGTTCTTCCTGAAAAACTTCAAGGATGCGTACCACACGTGCCCCCGCTGCAACAGGGTCCTGCACGTCGACAAGAAGCGCTGCTGCTCATGA
- the litafd gene encoding lITAF domain-containing protein isoform X1 gives MSSQGPTEPPPYIIPGPVEGQAGGVKVYHVHSPFTPPTSQDDLSATHGTPVYTSGGGAVGSGLDSGDSKRKFVSYDTDLGRTAGMTTCASCQQQVMTNVTYKAGTYAWLMCLLFICCGLVLCCCLIPFFLKNFKDAYHTCPRCNRVLHVDKKRCCS, from the exons ATGAGCTCACAGGGACCAACAGAGCCCCCTCCCTACATCATACCAG GTCCAGTAGAGGGTCAGGCTGGAGGAGTGAAGGTTTACCACGTCCACAGCCCCTTCACCCCGCCCACCTCGCAGGATGACCTCTCCGCCACTCACGGCACACCAG tGTACACCAGCGGAGGCGGTGCAGTAGGTTCGGGCCTGGACTCAGGAGACAGCAAAAGGAAGTTTGTGAGCTACGACACGGACCTGGGCCGGACTGCCGGCATGACCACCTGCGCCTCCTGCCAGCAGCAGGTCATGACCAACGTCACCTACAAAGCTGGAACCTACGCCTGGCTGATGTGCTTACTCTTCATCTGCTgcgg GTTAGTTCTGTGCTGCTGCCTGATTCCGTTCTTCCTGAAAAACTTCAAGGATGCGTACCACACGTGCCCCCGCTGCAACAGGGTCCTGCACGTCGACAAGAAGCGCTGCTGCTCATGA